In Perca fluviatilis chromosome 11, GENO_Pfluv_1.0, whole genome shotgun sequence, the following proteins share a genomic window:
- the pdca gene encoding phosducin a isoform X1 has translation MSGSTQEEEELPANHTGPKGVINDWRRFKLDSVDQTVPQSKRELLRQMSNPGEDDKERFHRKMSVREYEMIHEEDEHCLKRYRKQCMQEMHERLSFGPTFQEVYELETGEAFLEVIEKEHRLTQVVVHIYQHGVKGCDQLNSCLDCLASEYPSIKFCRIDAVGTGAAERFTPEVLPALLVYKAGELLGNFLAVTKHFNEKFFATDVEGFLNEYGLLPEKEFTACADDEEEEGRGIVGKRKRKG, from the exons ATGTCTGGCTCTACCCAGGAAGAAGAGGAGTTGCCTGCCAATCACACAG GTCCAAAAGGTGTAATTAATGACTGGCGAAGGTTTAAATTGGACAGTGTGGATCAGACTGTCCCTCAAAGCAAGAGAGAGCTGCTCAGACAAATGTCCAATCCAGGAGAAGATGACAAGGAGAGATTCCACAGAAAG ATGAGTGTTCGGGAGTATGAAATGATCCATGAAGAAGATGAACATTGCCTGAAACGCTACAGAAAACAGTGTATGCAGGAAATGCACGAGCGCCTGAGCTTTGGTCCTACATTTCAAGAAGTCTACGAGCTTGAGACTGGAGAAGCCTTCCTGGAAGTCATAGAGAAGGAACATCGATTGACCCAAGTGGTGGTGCACATCTACCAGCACGGTGTCAAAG GCTGTGACCAGTTGAACTCATGTCTGGACTGTCTGGCTTCGGAGTACCCCAGCATTAAATTTTGTCGTATTGATGCTGTGGGCACAGGCGCTGCTGAGCGCTTCACCCCTGAG GTTCTTCCTGCCCTGCTGGTGTACAAAGCTGGCGAGTTACTTGGTAATTTCCTGGCCGTTACCAAACACTTCAATGAGAAATTCTTCGCGACAGATGTGGAGGGGTTTCTCAATGAATATGGCCTGTTACCTGAGAAGGAGTTCACGGCATGTGCCgatgatgaagaagaggagggacGTGGAATAGtagggaaaagaaagagaaaaggatgA